A window of the Virgibacillus pantothenticus genome harbors these coding sequences:
- a CDS encoding heavy metal translocating P-type ATPase, with translation MVAIIQKYKQLLTAISFTFIALGIFLGIFGEQMIKNSFLIFATVIAGIPIFIKAYQALRMKVFSIELLVTIAITGALFIQEFIESSVVAFLFLFGDYLEARTLERTRSSLRELMDMAPQEAHVIRNGTTMKIPVEEVAVGERVLIHSGGKIPVDGKIITGSASINEATVTGESIPAAKKVNDDVFSGTIVDQGYIEMIAEKVGDDTTFAKIIELVEEAQDSKSQTEKFLNKFSHIYTPAVVVLSAIVYILLQDLHMAITFLVIACPGALVIGAPVSNVTGIGNGAKHGVLIKGGEVMDRLSKVDTVVFDKTGTLTKGKPEVTAMKVWDPQFQEDKLLQIIAKAELISEHHLGKTIVKEAISRNLLINEHVGNGEIIKGKGIKVVVEGWEVSIGNESLMREEDIILNEAMLLYKEGQEKKGNTVVFTAINGKIAGTISIADQVREDAYMALQKMRNDGIKQMIMLTGDNRHTAALVARKLNLDSFHAELLPEDKVNYIKQLKHAGHTVAMAGDGINDAPAIATADIGLAMGDGGTDISMETADVVLMADKLTQFSHAYALAKATIRNMKQNTWIAIGTVFLLLLGVLNGSVHLASGMFIHEASVLLVILNGMRLIRFKSGMSQLKKQATKFQLQR, from the coding sequence GTGGTTGCTATTATTCAAAAATATAAACAGCTTCTAACGGCTATATCTTTTACTTTTATCGCTCTTGGCATATTTTTAGGTATATTTGGTGAACAAATGATCAAGAATAGTTTTTTAATCTTTGCGACGGTTATTGCAGGGATACCAATATTCATTAAAGCTTATCAAGCGTTGCGAATGAAGGTATTTAGTATTGAATTATTAGTCACGATTGCTATAACTGGTGCGCTATTCATTCAGGAATTTATTGAATCGTCTGTCGTCGCTTTTTTGTTTTTATTTGGTGATTATTTGGAAGCACGTACACTTGAGCGAACGAGATCATCGTTAAGAGAATTAATGGATATGGCTCCTCAAGAAGCTCATGTTATTCGTAATGGGACGACTATGAAAATTCCAGTTGAAGAAGTAGCAGTTGGCGAGCGCGTGCTCATTCATTCAGGTGGTAAAATCCCAGTAGATGGAAAAATAATAACAGGAAGCGCCTCCATTAATGAAGCAACAGTAACTGGCGAGTCGATACCTGCCGCAAAGAAAGTAAATGATGATGTATTTTCTGGAACGATTGTTGATCAAGGTTATATTGAAATGATTGCTGAAAAAGTGGGTGATGATACCACCTTTGCAAAAATTATTGAATTAGTTGAAGAAGCGCAGGATTCTAAATCACAAACAGAGAAATTTTTAAACAAGTTTTCGCACATTTATACACCAGCAGTAGTTGTTTTGTCAGCTATCGTTTACATCTTGTTGCAAGATCTTCATATGGCGATTACGTTTTTGGTGATTGCCTGTCCAGGTGCTCTTGTTATCGGTGCTCCAGTATCAAATGTAACCGGAATTGGAAACGGGGCAAAACATGGTGTACTCATTAAGGGTGGGGAAGTAATGGACCGGTTGTCCAAAGTAGATACGGTCGTTTTTGACAAGACTGGGACATTAACCAAGGGGAAACCGGAAGTAACTGCAATGAAAGTATGGGATCCACAATTCCAAGAAGATAAATTACTACAGATCATCGCTAAAGCGGAATTGATCTCCGAACACCACCTCGGGAAAACGATCGTTAAGGAGGCAATTTCTCGAAACTTACTGATCAACGAACATGTAGGAAATGGGGAGATTATAAAAGGAAAAGGGATTAAGGTAGTAGTAGAAGGCTGGGAAGTGAGCATTGGAAATGAAAGTCTTATGAGAGAAGAAGACATCATCTTGAATGAAGCTATGCTTTTATATAAAGAAGGTCAAGAAAAGAAAGGAAATACGGTTGTTTTTACTGCTATCAATGGAAAAATAGCAGGTACTATCTCCATAGCAGATCAAGTTAGAGAAGATGCCTATATGGCATTACAAAAAATGAGAAATGATGGTATTAAGCAGATGATCATGCTAACAGGCGATAATAGGCATACAGCTGCCCTTGTAGCCAGAAAATTAAATTTGGATAGCTTTCATGCAGAATTGTTACCTGAAGATAAGGTAAACTATATAAAACAATTAAAACATGCTGGTCATACGGTTGCGATGGCGGGAGATGGAATTAATGATGCGCCGGCTATTGCGACAGCAGACATTGGATTAGCCATGGGCGATGGGGGAACAGATATTTCCATGGAAACGGCAGATGTCGTACTTATGGCAGATAAACTAACGCAATTTTCCCACGCTTATGCGCTAGCAAAAGCAACCATCCGGAATATGAAGCAGAACACATGGATTGCAATTGGTACAGTTTTTCTCTTGCTTTTAGGAGTATTGAATGGTTCTGTTCATTTAGCTTCAGGTATGTTTATTCATGAAGCTAGTGTATTATTAGTCATATTAAATGGAATGCGTCTCATTCGATTTAAATCTGGAATGAGTCAACTAAAAAAACAAGCAACGAAATTTCAGCTACAAAGATGA
- a CDS encoding Crp/Fnr family transcriptional regulator, whose protein sequence is MMRSKDETNFKEACKNNSDHYCVSVVPIFNHLDKPQMDEIMQSVHAVTFKRGEIIYRAGDKAEWLYITHIGKIKIYRLSDEGKEQLVRILHPGDFTGELAIFKDTVHEAYAEAMSLAKVCMISRKAMQNLLLKYPSISLKILEEFANRLEQSEMQTTRFATKSVDTRLGLFLVENMDERNQQVVLPMNYKDLASYLGTTPETISRVLKELERKGYIKKKSQKRIDILDADALLLM, encoded by the coding sequence ATGATGCGTTCAAAGGACGAAACAAATTTTAAAGAAGCCTGTAAAAATAATTCAGACCACTATTGTGTATCGGTTGTACCTATTTTTAATCATTTAGATAAACCGCAAATGGATGAAATTATGCAATCAGTTCATGCAGTTACTTTCAAGCGTGGAGAAATTATTTACCGTGCAGGCGATAAAGCTGAATGGTTGTATATCACTCATATAGGAAAGATAAAAATTTATCGTCTTTCAGATGAAGGGAAAGAGCAGCTTGTTCGAATATTACATCCAGGAGATTTTACAGGTGAATTAGCCATTTTCAAAGATACAGTACATGAGGCTTATGCTGAAGCGATGTCATTAGCAAAAGTTTGCATGATTAGTCGTAAAGCTATGCAAAATTTATTATTAAAATACCCGTCCATCTCTTTAAAAATTCTAGAAGAATTTGCTAACCGACTGGAGCAATCGGAGATGCAAACAACACGTTTTGCAACAAAGTCTGTTGACACGAGATTGGGTCTTTTCCTTGTTGAGAATATGGATGAACGAAATCAGCAAGTAGTGCTACCTATGAATTATAAAGATTTAGCCTCTTATCTCGGGACAACACCTGAAACGATAAGCAGAGTTTTAAAGGAGTTAGAAAGAAAAGGCTACATTAAGAAAAAAAGTCAAAAACGAATTGACATATTGGATGCCGATGCTTTATTGCTTATGTGA